One window of Quercus robur chromosome 5, dhQueRobu3.1, whole genome shotgun sequence genomic DNA carries:
- the LOC126728880 gene encoding LOB domain-containing protein 24-like, whose amino-acid sequence MSHSTRCAACKYLRRRCPKDCVLAPYFPPTNPQRFACVHKIFGASNTTKMLEQLPLHLRAVAADCMSFEASSRVEDPVYGSVRIISQLQEQIIEAQSELVKTKGEIDFHNAKQQLQQQQMQQLQMIHAIAQEGEDQPLWLSSCQQDPFPNVNQQLLEDYNYSNTFCGFEF is encoded by the exons ATGTCCCATTCAACTAGATGTGCAGCTTGCAAATATTTGAGAAGGAGATGCCCTAAAGATTGTGTTCTTGCACCGTATTTTCCACCAACCAATCCTCAAAGATTTGCTTGTGTTCACAAAATCTTTGGTGCTAGCAACACTACCAAAATGCTAGAG CAACTTCCACTGCATTTACGAGCTGTGGCAGCGGATTGCATGTCTTTCGAAGCAAGTTCACGTGTGGAAGACCCAGTCTATGGAAGTGTTCGGATAATCTCTCAACTCCAAGAACAAATAATTGAGGCTCAGTCTGAGCTAGTGAAGACAAAGGGTGAAATAGACTTTCATAATGCAAAAcaacaactacaacaacaacaaatgcaGCAGCTGCAAATGATTCATGCTATTGCCCAAGAAGGTGAAGATCAGCCCTTATGGCTCAGTTCATGTCAACAAGATCCTTTCCCCAACGTAAATCAACAGCTACTTGAAGACTACAACTATTCCAATACTTTTTGTGGCTTTGAATTTTGA